In Geminicoccaceae bacterium, a single window of DNA contains:
- a CDS encoding 6-carboxytetrahydropterin synthase — protein MFTVRVRDHVMIAHSFRGDLFGPAQKLHGATYVVDVEFRREAMNEDHVVVDIGRAIDELKAILGELNYRNLDELDIFEGQNTTTEFLSRHIFDRMVAAIRAGRLGPGSEALHSLKVELGESHVAWAGFEGRL, from the coding sequence ATGTTCACCGTACGGGTACGCGATCACGTGATGATCGCCCACAGCTTCAGGGGCGACCTGTTCGGCCCGGCACAGAAGCTTCATGGCGCGACCTATGTGGTCGACGTGGAATTCCGTCGCGAGGCGATGAACGAGGACCACGTGGTCGTCGACATCGGCCGGGCCATTGACGAGCTCAAGGCCATCCTGGGCGAACTCAACTACCGCAATCTCGACGAACTCGACATCTTCGAGGGTCAGAACACGACCACCGAGTTCCTCTCCCGCCACATCTTCGACCGCATGGTCGCGGCGATACGGGCGGGCAGGCTCGGCCCGGGCAGCGAGGCCCTGCACTCCCTCAAGGTGGAGCTCGGCGAAAGCCATGTAGCCTGGGCGGGCTTCGAAGGACGCCTTTGA
- a CDS encoding winged helix-turn-helix transcriptional regulator, which produces MVGHTMLKESALASRFLKSIANEHRLQILCTLSQGERSVGEIRETVELRQSNLSQQLGRLRQDKLVKTRREGKMIYYSLSNDKVIRVLDLLYELFCKDEPDPQQGRA; this is translated from the coding sequence ATGGTCGGGCATACGATGCTGAAAGAATCGGCGCTCGCCAGCAGGTTCCTCAAATCGATTGCGAACGAGCATAGGCTTCAGATCCTTTGCACCCTGAGCCAGGGGGAACGGTCGGTCGGCGAGATCAGGGAAACCGTCGAACTGCGGCAGTCGAACCTCTCGCAGCAGCTTGGCCGGCTGCGGCAGGACAAGCTGGTCAAGACCCGGCGCGAAGGCAAGATGATCTATTACAGCCTCTCGAACGACAAGGTCATCCGGGTCCTCGACCTGCTCTACGAGCTTTTCTGCAAGGACGAACCGGACCCGCAGCAGGGCCGCGCCTGA
- a CDS encoding CreA family protein, translating into MLLAVTAARPSFAEEIGEVSTKFNLLTPNHKIVIEAFDDPKIEGISCYLSRAKTGGFKGMIGIAEDTSDASITCRQTGPIRVTDELDEGEEVFKQRTSLIFKTMQVVRFLDPKRKTFAYLVYSDKIVEGSPKNSISAVPAMPWNGQQPDLDKAGD; encoded by the coding sequence ATGCTGCTGGCCGTCACGGCGGCCAGGCCGTCTTTCGCCGAAGAGATCGGCGAGGTTTCCACCAAGTTCAATCTGCTCACGCCCAACCACAAGATCGTCATCGAAGCCTTCGACGATCCCAAGATCGAGGGCATAAGCTGCTATCTGAGCCGGGCCAAGACCGGTGGATTCAAGGGAATGATCGGCATCGCCGAGGACACGTCGGACGCCTCGATCACCTGTCGCCAGACGGGCCCGATCAGGGTCACCGATGAACTCGACGAGGGCGAGGAAGTCTTCAAGCAACGAACTTCCCTGATTTTCAAAACCATGCAGGTGGTTCGCTTCCTCGATCCGAAGAGAAAGACATTTGCCTATCTCGTCTATTCCGACAAGATCGTCGAAGGCAGCCCGAAAAACTCGATCTCGGCGGTCCCGGCGATGCCATGGAACGGACAGCAACCCGACCTGGACAAGGCCGGCGACTGA
- a CDS encoding glycosyltransferase family 4 protein, with protein MNRKETGPAVLAFPGDLSIRTGGYIYDRRVLDELRNQDVAIETLPLGDGFPLPTAQAMHVAEARLMSLPSDTSVIIDGLAYGAMGAIAQKLAAHLDIIALVHHPLALETGIPTVDAENLRLSETMALAHARRVVTTSPTTARMLAEHFAVDADRITVAPPGTDEKPLAHGSNDRQVRLLSVGSVVPRKDFVTLARALSGLYDLPWHLDIAGSLDRSSAAVRQLRDVIITGGIEERISLLGELDDKKLDRLYARADLYVSSSLYEGYGMALMDAIAWGLPVVAARGGAVSDILPSDAAFLVTPGNATSMASALRRLIENDALRHRLHGGALEARERLPRWPATAGIIRDVLFR; from the coding sequence ATGAACAGGAAGGAAACGGGTCCGGCCGTTCTGGCCTTTCCGGGAGACCTGTCGATCCGCACCGGCGGCTACATCTACGACCGGCGGGTACTGGACGAACTGCGCAACCAGGACGTGGCCATCGAGACGCTGCCGCTTGGCGACGGTTTCCCGCTGCCGACCGCGCAGGCCATGCACGTGGCCGAAGCCCGCCTGATGTCGCTGCCGTCCGACACCTCGGTCATCATCGACGGGCTGGCCTATGGTGCCATGGGTGCTATCGCTCAAAAGCTGGCCGCCCACCTGGACATCATCGCCCTCGTCCATCATCCGCTGGCGCTCGAAACCGGCATTCCCACCGTCGATGCGGAAAATCTCCGGCTGAGCGAGACCATGGCGCTCGCCCATGCGAGACGGGTCGTGACCACCTCGCCCACCACCGCGCGAATGCTGGCCGAGCATTTCGCGGTCGATGCCGACAGGATCACGGTGGCACCGCCGGGAACCGACGAGAAGCCCCTGGCCCATGGTTCGAACGACCGCCAGGTGCGGCTGCTCAGCGTCGGCAGCGTCGTTCCGCGCAAGGACTTCGTCACGCTCGCCCGCGCCCTGTCGGGCCTGTACGACCTGCCATGGCACCTCGACATCGCGGGTTCGCTGGACCGGTCGTCCGCCGCGGTGCGGCAGTTGCGCGATGTCATCATCACCGGCGGCATCGAGGAGCGGATCTCGCTGCTGGGTGAACTCGACGACAAGAAGCTCGACAGGCTCTATGCCCGGGCCGACCTGTACGTGTCCAGTTCGCTCTATGAGGGCTACGGCATGGCGCTGATGGATGCGATCGCCTGGGGCCTGCCGGTCGTGGCCGCGCGCGGCGGGGCCGTTTCCGACATCCTGCCCAGCGATGCCGCCTTCCTTGTCACACCGGGCAACGCCACCTCGATGGCATCCGCCCTGCGGCGGCTGATCGAGAACGACGCCCTGCGCCACCGCCTGCATGGCGGGGCGCTGGAAGCCCGCGAAAGGCTTCCACGCTGGCCCGCCACGGCCGGGATCATCCGCGATGTCCTGTTTCGATGA
- a CDS encoding threonine/serine dehydratase codes for MSVTAGDIEAAADRIRDRVRETPVIRIEPGELCASPVILKLESLQHAGSFKPRGAFNTVLQAGDLPAGVIAASGGNHGIAVAHVARELGLAAEIFVPVISSPVKVARLRRLGAVVHRAGDNYAEAFAAMRDRQAQTGALDVHAYDQPGTVAGQGTLARELERQCPDMQAAFFAVGGGGLIGGALAWMGGRQTIVAVEPTTSKALAAALDAGEPVDVEVSGIAADSLGARRIGRIGFGLASRHRTPVVLVADDAIRRAQRWLFEQLRIVVEPGGATALAGLMGGGVDLDPSHPVAVVVCGGNASLDDLTVS; via the coding sequence ATGAGCGTGACCGCCGGGGATATCGAGGCGGCAGCGGACCGCATCCGCGACCGGGTACGCGAGACGCCGGTCATCCGCATCGAGCCGGGCGAGCTTTGCGCCTCGCCCGTCATCCTGAAGCTCGAAAGCCTGCAGCATGCGGGCTCGTTCAAGCCACGCGGGGCCTTCAACACGGTGTTGCAGGCTGGCGACCTTCCCGCAGGCGTGATCGCTGCCTCGGGTGGAAACCATGGCATCGCCGTCGCCCACGTTGCCCGCGAACTGGGGCTCGCGGCAGAGATCTTCGTTCCCGTCATCTCCTCGCCGGTCAAGGTCGCCCGCCTGCGCCGGCTGGGGGCGGTGGTCCACCGGGCCGGGGACAATTACGCCGAGGCCTTCGCCGCCATGCGCGACCGCCAGGCGCAGACCGGAGCGCTGGACGTCCACGCCTACGACCAGCCCGGCACGGTGGCGGGGCAGGGGACGCTGGCCCGCGAGCTGGAGCGCCAGTGCCCGGACATGCAGGCTGCGTTCTTCGCCGTGGGCGGCGGCGGGCTCATCGGCGGAGCGCTGGCCTGGATGGGCGGGCGGCAGACGATCGTCGCGGTCGAGCCGACTACCTCGAAGGCCCTTGCGGCCGCCCTCGATGCGGGCGAACCTGTGGATGTCGAGGTTTCGGGTATCGCTGCCGATTCGCTCGGTGCGCGGCGCATCGGCAGGATTGGCTTCGGGCTCGCCAGCCGTCACCGCACGCCGGTGGTGCTGGTGGCCGATGACGCCATCCGTCGCGCCCAGCGCTGGCTGTTCGAGCAGTTGCGGATCGTCGTCGAGCCGGGCGGTGCAACCGCCCTGGCCGGGCTCATGGGCGGTGGGGTGGATCTCGATCCGTCCCATCCGGTGGCCGTGGTGGTCTGTGGCGGCAATGCGTCGCTCGACGACCTCACGGTTTCGTGA
- a CDS encoding FkbM family methyltransferase yields MIARLRSIILRGRGLLRSLHMYYWPPGSNRRMDGFYGGLIGRDDLCFDIGAHAGNRTLCFLRLGARVVALEPQPDFQRLLRFLLTWRPAGDRERVTLLAEAVGREPGELELHLSEATPTVTSGSQRFIADTGAIRSFDIVRWNRSIIVPQTTVDGLIERYGMPDFVKIDIEGMEIDALLGLSRLPPLLSFEFLAGRIDGALECLERIDRLGRARFNLSQGESLAMLWPEWRTSADVRSWLESRRGEDFSGDIYARRDDDPA; encoded by the coding sequence GTGATTGCCCGACTGCGTTCCATCATCCTGCGGGGGCGCGGACTGCTGCGCTCGCTGCACATGTATTACTGGCCGCCCGGGTCGAACCGGCGGATGGACGGCTTCTATGGTGGATTGATCGGCAGGGATGACCTGTGTTTCGACATCGGCGCGCATGCCGGCAATCGCACCCTGTGCTTCCTGCGCCTTGGCGCGCGGGTCGTCGCCCTTGAACCGCAACCGGACTTCCAGCGGCTGCTGCGTTTCCTGCTGACATGGCGCCCGGCCGGCGACCGGGAGCGGGTCACGCTGCTGGCCGAGGCGGTGGGGCGCGAGCCTGGCGAACTGGAACTGCATCTAAGCGAGGCGACGCCGACGGTGACCAGTGGTTCGCAACGCTTCATTGCCGATACCGGCGCAATCCGTTCGTTCGACATCGTCCGCTGGAATCGCAGTATCATCGTACCGCAGACGACGGTGGACGGCCTGATCGAGCGTTACGGCATGCCCGATTTCGTCAAGATCGACATCGAGGGCATGGAGATTGACGCATTGCTGGGGCTAAGTCGCCTGCCGCCACTCCTGTCCTTCGAGTTCCTTGCCGGGCGCATTGATGGGGCGCTGGAATGCCTTGAGCGCATCGACCGTCTGGGCCGGGCACGTTTCAACCTATCGCAGGGCGAGAGCCTGGCCATGCTATGGCCCGAGTGGCGCACATCCGCAGATGTCCGCAGCTGGCTGGAAAGTCGCCGCGGGGAGGATTTCTCAGGCGATATCTATGCCCGACGCGACGATGATCCAGCGTGA
- the hemA gene encoding 5-aminolevulinate synthase, translating into MNYESYFEQAVGKVRSEGRYRVFADLARKVGDFPRADHRCDRGRREVAVWCSNDYLGMGQHPDVLAAAEQAVRDYGAGAGGTRNISGTTHLHVRLEHELADLHQKPAALVMTSGYVANEAAISTIAQLLPDCIILSDELNHASMIAGVRSSRCEKAVFRHSDLDHLESLLAAQPRERAKLVIFESVYSMDGDFGPIHAVCDLADKYNAMTYLDEVHAVGMYGPRGAGVAERDGAMDRVDVIQGTLAKAFGCMGGYIAGSGALVDAVRSFAAGFIFTTSLAPAVVGGAIASVRHLKTSGVERDSQQERAAALKARLAAAGLPVMASPSHVVPILVGDPVRCKAATDMLMDEFDIYIQPINYPTVPKGTERLRLTPGPLHDDALMDELVAALVEVWNRLAIKKAA; encoded by the coding sequence ATGAACTACGAGAGCTACTTCGAGCAGGCCGTCGGCAAGGTTCGAAGTGAGGGACGGTACCGCGTCTTCGCGGACCTCGCCCGCAAGGTCGGGGATTTCCCCCGTGCCGACCACCGATGCGACCGGGGCCGCCGGGAAGTCGCGGTCTGGTGCTCCAACGACTACCTGGGCATGGGCCAGCATCCCGATGTCCTCGCGGCGGCCGAGCAGGCAGTGCGCGACTATGGCGCGGGTGCGGGCGGAACGCGCAACATTTCCGGCACCACCCACCTGCATGTCAGGCTCGAACACGAACTCGCCGACCTGCACCAAAAGCCCGCGGCACTGGTGATGACGTCGGGATATGTCGCCAACGAGGCGGCCATCTCGACCATCGCCCAGCTTCTGCCCGACTGCATCATCCTGTCGGACGAGCTCAACCATGCCTCGATGATCGCCGGCGTGCGCTCCAGCCGCTGCGAGAAGGCGGTATTCCGCCACAGCGACCTGGATCACCTCGAAAGCCTGCTGGCGGCCCAGCCGCGCGAGCGCGCGAAGCTGGTGATCTTCGAGAGCGTCTACTCGATGGACGGCGATTTCGGCCCGATCCATGCCGTGTGCGACCTCGCCGACAAGTACAACGCGATGACCTATCTCGACGAGGTCCACGCCGTCGGCATGTACGGGCCGCGAGGTGCCGGGGTGGCCGAGCGCGACGGTGCCATGGACCGGGTCGATGTCATCCAGGGAACGCTGGCCAAGGCATTCGGCTGCATGGGCGGCTACATCGCCGGATCGGGGGCGCTGGTCGATGCCGTGCGCTCGTTTGCCGCCGGCTTCATCTTCACAACGTCGCTGGCACCGGCCGTGGTCGGCGGCGCCATCGCCTCGGTACGCCACCTCAAGACCAGCGGTGTCGAACGGGACTCCCAGCAGGAACGGGCGGCGGCGCTCAAGGCGCGGCTGGCGGCAGCCGGCCTGCCGGTGATGGCCTCGCCCTCGCATGTCGTCCCGATCCTCGTCGGCGATCCGGTGCGCTGCAAGGCCGCCACCGACATGCTGATGGACGAGTTCGACATCTACATCCAGCCGATCAACTACCCGACCGTGCCGAAGGGAACGGAAAGGCTGCGCCTGACCCCCGGCCCGCTGCATGACGACGCCCTGATGGACGAACTGGTGGCTGCCCTCGTCGAGGTCTGGAACCGGCTCGCCATCAAGAAAGCTGCATGA
- a CDS encoding class I SAM-dependent methyltransferase encodes MSGFSSDWLGLREPFDHAARSDRLTGMLTRWADGREGLVIADMGSGTGSNFRAIEPVLPPGQHWYLLENDPALIEAGRSTLPATGRSSCLYVAADLSSSLEDIVPASVDIVTCSALLDLVSMTWLERLVRLVIGRKAALLAVLTYDDRIRWRPGDLHDTAMRDLFNRHQRTDKGFGPALGGSAAGELETMLKGKGQLSTEPSPWVFRPGDRSIQQALLDGFVAAARELDDCDKEEALAWRNQRRTQIDRGRSHLTVGHIDLLFLPDSR; translated from the coding sequence ATGAGCGGTTTTTCGTCCGACTGGCTCGGCCTGCGCGAACCCTTCGACCACGCGGCGCGCTCGGACCGGCTGACCGGCATGCTGACCCGGTGGGCGGATGGCCGCGAGGGGCTGGTCATCGCCGACATGGGCAGCGGCACCGGGTCGAACTTCCGGGCCATCGAACCGGTGCTGCCGCCGGGACAGCACTGGTACCTGCTCGAAAACGACCCGGCGCTCATCGAGGCGGGGCGCTCCACCCTGCCGGCGACGGGCCGTTCCAGCTGCCTCTATGTGGCGGCCGATCTCTCGTCGAGTCTTGAGGATATCGTTCCCGCATCCGTCGATATCGTCACCTGCTCCGCGCTGCTCGATCTCGTCAGCATGACCTGGCTCGAAAGACTGGTCAGGTTGGTGATCGGGCGCAAGGCGGCCCTGCTCGCCGTCCTGACCTATGACGACCGCATCCGCTGGCGGCCCGGCGATCTCCACGACACGGCGATGCGGGACCTGTTCAACCGCCATCAGCGCACTGACAAGGGATTCGGTCCTGCACTCGGCGGCAGTGCCGCCGGCGAACTCGAAACCATGCTGAAGGGCAAGGGGCAGTTGTCGACCGAGCCGAGCCCATGGGTGTTCCGGCCCGGCGACCGGTCCATCCAGCAGGCCCTGCTCGACGGCTTCGTCGCGGCGGCGCGGGAGCTGGACGATTGCGACAAGGAAGAGGCCCTCGCATGGCGGAACCAGCGCCGCACGCAGATCGACCGGGGACGTTCACACCTGACAGTCGGTCACATTGATCTTCTTTTCCTACCGGATTCACGATAG
- a CDS encoding ribulose-phosphate 3-epimerase: MPLIAPSILASDFSRLGEEIRAVADAGADWIHLDVMDGRFVPNISFGADVIRSVRGVTDRFFDCHLMVEEPGSCLDAFVAAGAQGITVHAEACRHLDRTLQQVADLGARVGLALNPATPACVVEPVLDRLDLVLVMTVNPGFGGQKLIPSALDKLRRIASMTRERGILLEVDGGIDGDTAIRAVEAGADVLVAGSAVFGRPDYAAAIAALRAEARA, encoded by the coding sequence ATGCCGCTGATCGCCCCATCCATCCTCGCCAGCGATTTCTCCCGTCTCGGCGAGGAGATCCGTGCCGTTGCCGACGCCGGTGCCGACTGGATCCATCTCGACGTGATGGACGGCCGGTTCGTGCCCAACATCAGTTTCGGTGCTGACGTCATCCGTTCGGTGCGGGGCGTCACCGACCGTTTCTTCGACTGCCATCTGATGGTGGAGGAGCCCGGTTCCTGTCTCGACGCCTTCGTGGCCGCCGGTGCGCAGGGCATCACGGTGCATGCTGAAGCCTGCCGTCACCTCGACCGTACGCTCCAGCAGGTGGCCGATCTCGGGGCCAGGGTCGGCCTCGCCCTCAATCCGGCGACGCCCGCCTGCGTCGTCGAACCCGTGCTCGACCGTCTCGACCTGGTCCTTGTGATGACCGTCAATCCGGGATTCGGCGGGCAGAAACTCATCCCCTCCGCGCTGGACAAGCTGCGGCGGATCGCATCCATGACCCGCGAGCGCGGGATCCTGCTGGAAGTCGACGGCGGCATCGACGGAGATACCGCCATCCGTGCCGTGGAGGCCGGAGCGGACGTGCTGGTGGCGGGTTCCGCGGTCTTCGGCCGGCCCGACTACGCCGCGGCCATCGCCGCCCTGCGTGCGGAGGCCCGGGCATGA
- a CDS encoding polyisoprenoid-binding protein codes for MTFRTGRKALLLALPVAMAGMSALAEPRRYTIDPEHFSIVFSVEHIGYQHQTGLFLDGGGHFTYDEDSGELADLVVDIDAASVFTDHDARDNHVRSKDFLDAKAHPGIRFVMTSADAIDDRHGTIHGDLTLRGVTLPVDVDVTLNRIGPYPWGENYVIGISAGAHLKRSDFGSTYGVEGNLVGDDVQLRFEIEAIRQP; via the coding sequence ATGACGTTTCGAACCGGCCGCAAGGCGTTACTTCTGGCGCTGCCAGTGGCCATGGCGGGCATGTCGGCCCTTGCCGAACCGCGCCGCTACACCATCGATCCCGAGCATTTCTCCATCGTCTTTTCCGTGGAACATATCGGATATCAGCATCAGACGGGGCTTTTCCTCGATGGTGGAGGGCACTTCACCTATGACGAGGACAGCGGCGAACTCGCCGATCTTGTCGTCGACATCGACGCCGCATCGGTGTTCACCGACCATGACGCGCGCGACAATCATGTCCGCAGCAAGGATTTCCTCGATGCAAAAGCGCATCCCGGCATACGGTTCGTCATGACGTCGGCCGATGCGATCGACGATCGTCATGGCACGATCCATGGTGACCTGACCCTGCGCGGCGTCACGCTGCCGGTGGATGTCGACGTGACACTGAACAGGATCGGCCCTTATCCCTGGGGTGAGAATTATGTCATCGGCATATCGGCGGGCGCCCATCTGAAGCGCAGCGATTTTGGCAGCACCTATGGTGTAGAAGGCAATCTGGTCGGCGACGACGTGCAGTTGCGCTTCGAGATCGAGGCCATACGCCAGCCGTGA
- a CDS encoding dehydrogenase, which produces MTTARAYWSTAPFEGEIREQELPPPGEGEVRVEALFSALSQGTEKLVAAGLVPDSEHRRMRCPFQEGDFPFPVKYGYCNVGRVTEGPSELVGRTVFSLYPHQDRFNIPAAMVTVLPDDLPPRRAVLTANMETALNAIWDSRITAGDRVQVVGAGVIGLLTASLAARFPGTEARIHDIDAGRMAAAAALGLECGIVEDADIVFHCSGSEAGLVRSLELAGFEGTIVEMSWHGARTIGLPLGAAFHSRRLKLVSSQVGHIPLHQTAKWTHARRIANAAKLLRDTPIDVTHFSDCLLDDLPQMVKILSGKDLSFIGSIVRYA; this is translated from the coding sequence ATGACGACGGCCCGGGCCTACTGGTCGACGGCACCGTTTGAAGGCGAGATACGCGAACAGGAACTGCCGCCGCCGGGCGAGGGCGAGGTGCGGGTGGAAGCCCTGTTCAGCGCCCTGAGCCAGGGGACCGAGAAACTCGTCGCCGCGGGCCTGGTGCCGGACAGCGAGCACCGGCGCATGCGCTGCCCGTTCCAGGAAGGCGATTTCCCCTTCCCGGTGAAATATGGCTATTGCAATGTCGGTCGCGTGACCGAAGGTCCGTCCGAACTCGTGGGCCGCACGGTCTTCTCGCTGTACCCGCACCAGGATCGCTTCAACATCCCGGCCGCGATGGTGACCGTGCTGCCGGACGACCTGCCGCCGCGCCGCGCCGTGCTCACCGCCAACATGGAAACCGCGCTCAACGCCATCTGGGATTCGCGCATCACCGCCGGCGACCGGGTGCAGGTGGTGGGAGCGGGAGTCATCGGCCTGCTCACCGCCAGCCTCGCCGCGCGCTTCCCCGGCACGGAAGCGCGGATCCACGACATCGATGCCGGACGGATGGCGGCAGCGGCAGCACTGGGGCTCGAATGCGGCATCGTCGAGGATGCCGACATCGTGTTCCACTGCAGCGGCAGCGAGGCCGGGCTCGTCCGTTCGCTCGAACTGGCCGGGTTCGAGGGCACCATCGTCGAGATGAGCTGGCACGGCGCACGCACGATCGGCCTTCCGCTCGGTGCGGCCTTCCACAGCCGCAGGCTGAAGCTGGTGAGCTCGCAAGTCGGCCACATACCGCTTCATCAAACCGCGAAGTGGACTCACGCAAGGAGAATCGCGAATGCGGCAAAACTCTTGCGCGATACTCCCATTGATGTGACACATTTCAGCGACTGTCTTCTGGACGATCTTCCGCAGATGGTGAAAATCTTATCCGGCAAAGACTTGAGCTTTATTGGTAGTATCGTACGTTATGCATGA
- a CDS encoding triose-phosphate isomerase gives MAFWVGTGWKMNKTRGEAAAYVHTLRMAADIGSLGARLFVLPPFTALAETAAGLGGSGVLAGAQNMHWARDGAWTGEISAAMISDCRASIVELGHSERRTHFNETDAAINAKTRAALAAGLMPLVCVGETAEERSLDAAATTVQRQTRMALSGVAPDDADRLLLAYEPVWAIGEGGTPATPEQAREIHEAIAEAASDLLGQRPAILYGGSVNRGNCEALARVGAIDGLFIGRSAWQAEGLLDIARAAVAARRKAGLMP, from the coding sequence ATGGCGTTCTGGGTCGGCACCGGCTGGAAGATGAACAAGACCCGCGGCGAGGCGGCAGCCTATGTCCATACCCTGCGCATGGCGGCGGACATCGGTTCGCTCGGCGCACGACTGTTCGTCCTGCCGCCCTTCACCGCCCTTGCCGAAACCGCCGCCGGCCTCGGCGGCAGCGGCGTGCTCGCGGGCGCGCAGAACATGCACTGGGCACGGGACGGGGCCTGGACCGGCGAGATTTCGGCAGCAATGATCTCTGATTGCAGAGCATCCATCGTCGAGCTCGGGCACAGCGAGCGGCGCACGCATTTCAACGAGACCGACGCCGCGATCAACGCCAAGACGAGGGCAGCACTCGCCGCCGGGCTCATGCCGCTCGTCTGCGTCGGCGAAACCGCCGAAGAACGCAGTCTGGATGCGGCGGCAACGACCGTGCAGCGGCAGACACGCATGGCCCTGAGCGGCGTTGCCCCGGACGACGCCGACCGCCTGCTGCTGGCCTACGAGCCGGTATGGGCCATCGGCGAGGGCGGTACGCCGGCCACGCCGGAACAGGCCAGGGAGATCCACGAGGCAATAGCCGAGGCGGCCTCCGACCTGCTGGGCCAGCGCCCGGCGATCCTCTATGGCGGCAGCGTCAACCGTGGCAATTGCGAGGCCCTCGCGCGGGTCGGGGCCATCGACGGGCTGTTCATCGGCCGCTCGGCATGGCAGGCCGAGGGCCTGCTCGACATCGCCCGCGCGGCCGTGGCGGCCCGGCGCAAGGCTGGCCTCATGCCATAG
- a CDS encoding TIM barrel protein — MGFRLGINTNFAINRIVEPEELVATVAEEVGLRYIQLTPEILSPDWPASTIGRHVKAYNRACERHRVRISHTFTGAYTRLNHLAHPDAEVRAHWVEWFMRWVDMAVDLGAHGTGSQIGILTYRDDRDPQRRRDRLEQARDCWRKIAEHAKSRGLEYLMWEPMSVRRELGHTIEVCRRQHRWLNEDMPLPIHLNSDIDHGDVSSPDPDDTDPYAWAEAFAADSPVIHIKQSSMNKGGHWPFTAKHNENGRIQPQRLLDAIRRGGGGDNELVFEFSFREREPDDSIAVDALRESVEFWRPYIED; from the coding sequence ATGGGTTTTCGCCTCGGCATCAATACCAATTTCGCCATCAACCGCATCGTCGAACCCGAGGAACTGGTGGCGACGGTCGCCGAGGAGGTCGGGCTGCGCTACATCCAGCTCACGCCGGAGATCCTCAGCCCGGATTGGCCCGCCAGCACCATCGGCCGCCACGTGAAGGCCTACAACCGCGCCTGCGAGCGGCATCGCGTCAGGATCAGCCACACCTTCACCGGTGCCTACACGCGGCTCAACCACCTCGCCCACCCCGACGCGGAGGTGCGTGCGCACTGGGTCGAATGGTTCATGCGCTGGGTCGACATGGCGGTGGACCTTGGCGCACACGGCACCGGCAGCCAGATCGGCATCCTCACCTACAGGGACGACCGCGACCCGCAGCGGCGTCGCGACCGCCTGGAGCAGGCCCGCGATTGCTGGCGGAAGATTGCCGAACATGCAAAGTCCCGAGGTCTTGAATATCTCATGTGGGAGCCGATGTCGGTACGTCGCGAACTCGGCCACACCATCGAGGTCTGCCGCCGGCAGCATCGCTGGCTCAACGAGGACATGCCGCTGCCGATCCACCTCAACTCCGACATCGACCATGGCGATGTCTCCTCGCCCGATCCTGACGATACCGATCCCTATGCCTGGGCCGAAGCCTTCGCCGCCGACAGCCCGGTGATCCACATCAAGCAGAGCTCCATGAACAAGGGCGGGCACTGGCCGTTTACCGCAAAGCACAACGAAAACGGCCGCATCCAGCCGCAACGCCTGCTCGATGCCATCCGCAGGGGCGGAGGCGGCGACAACGAACTCGTGTTCGAGTTCAGCTTTCGCGAACGCGAGCCCGATGACAGCATCGCCGTCGATGCCCTGCGCGAATCGGTCGAGTTCTGGCGGCCCTACATCGAGGATTGA